Part of the Terriglobales bacterium genome, TGACGTCCACCAGGACAATGCACAGCGCCAGGGAGGCGCGCTTCTCAAGATAAGGTTCGATGAACTTAGGCCACTCGGCAGTCTGCTCGCGGGGCAGCTTAGCATATCCATAGCCGGGGAGATCGGCAAACAGCCATTCCGGGTGCGGTTTGCCGGGGCGACGGACTTCGAAGAAATTGATGGTGCGAGTGCGGCCCGGAGTCGAGCTGGTCTTGGCCATCTTTTCGCCGAGCAGGGAATTAATCAGGCTGGACTTGCCGACGTTGGAACGTCCCAGGAACGCGATCTCCGGCGGGCCGGCGGGAGGGAAATGGGCGACGTCGGAGGAGGAGCGCAGGAATTTGGCATTGACTTTCATGGCGACGCGCCGACTTCCGGTTTTTACTCTACCAGCATGGGATGATCGATCGCATCCCGCAGCGTCTTCCGCAGATCGGAAGCGACGTTCACCACCGGGCCTCCGGTGTAGATCGGCACCGGCGGCTTGTCTTCCCAGGCGGCGCCGGCCGGGTACACGGCGATCGTGTCCCAGAGCCGGTCGCCACTGGTGCGGTAGCGCCGGCGCGTGACGTCCTGCCCCGGCGCGACAATCGGCGGGCTGACAGCGCGCGACACAGCGGCAGCCTTGTCCCAGAACTGTTGCGCCCGGGTGTCGGAAACGCGTTGCAGC contains:
- the yihA gene encoding ribosome biogenesis GTP-binding protein YihA/YsxC produces the protein MKVNAKFLRSSSDVAHFPPAGPPEIAFLGRSNVGKSSLINSLLGEKMAKTSSTPGRTRTINFFEVRRPGKPHPEWLFADLPGYGYAKLPREQTAEWPKFIEPYLEKRASLALCIVLVDVNIPTQQSDKQLVEWLRHARRRHIIVATKADKLSANKLTHSLQRIHADFHSESAVAFSARTGAGRDQLWREIFLSCAQ